One Actinomycetota bacterium genomic window carries:
- a CDS encoding gluconate 2-dehydrogenase subunit 3 family protein: MPDDASLDAIRAAVDTIVPATGELPGALAMGVDRHVVGLIEQSFPGFVDLIAALLNAYSMDVKAGSSFAELSSDERSTVLRAMSTDDSQDIRDAVDALLVFTNGGSYSEWSGYERTSGKISAPPTWAHVGFHGPVHGHPEYREGV, translated from the coding sequence ATGCCCGACGACGCTTCGCTCGATGCCATCCGCGCCGCTGTGGACACCATCGTCCCAGCGACCGGCGAGCTGCCCGGCGCGCTCGCGATGGGCGTCGACCGCCACGTCGTCGGTCTGATCGAGCAGTCGTTCCCCGGTTTCGTCGACCTCATCGCCGCGTTGCTCAACGCGTACTCGATGGACGTCAAAGCCGGATCGTCGTTCGCGGAGCTTTCTTCGGACGAGCGGTCAACCGTCTTGCGCGCCATGTCGACCGACGACAGCCAGGACATCCGCGATGCGGTCGACGCGCTTCTCGTCTTCACCAACGGCGGCTCGTATTCGGAGTGGAGCGGCTACGAGCGCACGTCCGGGAAGATCTCCGCTCCGCCGACCTGGGCACACGTCGGATTCCACGGCCCCGTGCACGGGCACCCCGAATACCGGGAGGGCGTGTGA
- a CDS encoding GMC family oxidoreductase, which produces MTADVIIIGAGGGGPVVAKELAERGVKVLMLEAGPWLDPDNDFTRLEDDMGSLVDGKLRWGPADRTKAPWVRRRDGVGLILQAAGVGGTTLHYNGICPRVYPSAMSEAWPLTYEQLIPHYERVEEFLPVALVDDLATKDALFAAGCEGIGLKRSETRDVSEAMWRPCHNAILPIARMAAGTPLRHPEVEGCTMCGHCLQGCPNPVGAPIERKAKRATNVSYVPAAMATGNCEIVANAFATAILFSNGAGRARARGVRWRDTATGEEREAEAKVVVLAGGSIESPRLWLNSGLPNSQDTVGRYLSMHLQDFVTGFFDREVHPNVGQVTMARADFPGYGTIWSQGFGPQSFSIVIGGGSGFWGDKPDGPWDFQGRGWGEDAVRRMGEYHRSLTIAISTNDEEIPSNRVMLADDWPADEHGPVPKVVYHPTPASRERQDWLARKGTEVLRAAGAKQVHRTKIHPAFFTHIMGTMRMGNDPAASVVDSGGEAHEVERLFVGDCSVLPNGLGGPNPTLTAQALAARTAEQIASRYFA; this is translated from the coding sequence GTGACGGCAGACGTCATCATCATCGGCGCCGGTGGCGGCGGTCCGGTCGTCGCGAAGGAGCTCGCCGAGCGCGGTGTCAAGGTCCTCATGCTCGAGGCCGGTCCGTGGCTCGATCCCGACAACGACTTCACGCGCCTCGAAGACGACATGGGGTCGCTCGTCGACGGCAAACTGCGCTGGGGACCCGCCGACCGGACGAAGGCGCCGTGGGTGCGCCGGCGCGACGGCGTGGGATTGATCCTGCAAGCGGCCGGGGTCGGCGGCACGACGCTCCACTACAACGGCATCTGTCCGCGGGTGTATCCCTCGGCGATGAGCGAAGCATGGCCGCTCACCTATGAACAGCTGATCCCGCATTACGAGCGGGTCGAGGAGTTCTTGCCGGTGGCGCTCGTCGACGATCTCGCGACCAAGGACGCGCTCTTCGCGGCCGGCTGCGAGGGCATCGGACTCAAACGCAGCGAGACGCGCGACGTCTCCGAGGCGATGTGGCGTCCCTGTCACAACGCGATCCTTCCGATCGCGAGGATGGCCGCGGGGACGCCGCTTCGGCACCCCGAGGTCGAGGGCTGCACGATGTGCGGCCACTGCCTTCAGGGGTGCCCGAACCCGGTCGGAGCGCCGATCGAACGCAAGGCCAAGCGGGCCACGAACGTCAGCTACGTGCCCGCCGCGATGGCGACGGGCAACTGCGAGATCGTCGCCAATGCGTTCGCGACCGCGATCCTGTTCTCCAACGGCGCCGGACGGGCACGGGCACGCGGCGTCCGTTGGCGCGACACCGCGACGGGCGAGGAACGCGAGGCAGAAGCCAAGGTGGTCGTGCTCGCGGGCGGCTCGATCGAGTCGCCGCGACTGTGGCTGAACTCCGGACTGCCGAACTCACAGGACACCGTCGGCCGCTACCTTTCGATGCACCTCCAGGACTTCGTGACCGGGTTCTTCGACCGGGAAGTTCACCCCAACGTTGGGCAGGTCACGATGGCGCGCGCCGACTTCCCCGGCTACGGGACGATCTGGAGCCAGGGGTTCGGGCCGCAGTCGTTCTCGATCGTGATAGGCGGCGGCAGCGGATTCTGGGGCGACAAGCCGGATGGGCCGTGGGACTTCCAAGGTCGCGGCTGGGGCGAGGACGCGGTGCGGCGGATGGGCGAGTACCACCGGTCGCTCACGATCGCGATCTCGACCAACGACGAGGAGATCCCATCGAACCGCGTTATGCTCGCCGACGACTGGCCGGCCGACGAGCACGGCCCGGTGCCGAAGGTCGTCTACCACCCGACGCCGGCGTCGCGGGAGCGTCAGGACTGGCTCGCGCGCAAGGGCACGGAAGTGCTGCGCGCGGCCGGCGCGAAGCAGGTGCACCGGACGAAGATCCATCCGGCGTTCTTCACCCACATCATGGGGACGATGCGGATGGGCAACGATCCGGCGGCGAGCGTCGTAGACTCGGGCGGCGAGGCCCACGAGGTCGAGCGTCTCTTCGTGGGCGACTGCTCGGTGCTCCCGAACGGCCTCGGCGGACCGAACCCGACCCTGACGGCGCAGGCGCTTGCCGCCCGAACCGCCGAGCAGATCGCCTCGCGCTACTTCGCGTAG
- a CDS encoding plastocyanin/azurin family copper-binding protein: protein MRKGLARSALFAATVALILAAGLPPAHAIHWYRSTDSGCSAADGALTDDPVETIPNVTATVVLGHNTFGEGLAGTGFSVDALLTPFETRITAGESIVWTWNSAHCHSVTSTDLIFDSGFHYPTTPPESPRVVPGFFEYPLLDATPTLNYTRTFTTPGTYNYFCVHHASIGMNGVVIVDP, encoded by the coding sequence ATGCGGAAGGGTCTCGCTCGGTCGGCGCTCTTCGCTGCGACGGTGGCACTGATCCTGGCGGCGGGCCTGCCGCCCGCACATGCGATCCATTGGTACCGCAGCACGGACAGCGGCTGCTCGGCGGCCGACGGTGCGCTGACGGACGATCCGGTGGAGACGATCCCCAACGTCACCGCGACTGTGGTGCTCGGCCACAATACGTTCGGCGAAGGTCTCGCCGGAACCGGCTTCAGCGTGGACGCGCTGCTCACTCCCTTTGAGACCCGGATCACGGCCGGCGAGTCGATCGTGTGGACCTGGAACAGCGCGCATTGCCACTCCGTGACGAGTACGGATCTCATCTTCGACAGTGGCTTCCACTACCCGACGACGCCGCCCGAGTCGCCGCGAGTCGTGCCGGGTTTCTTCGAGTACCCGCTACTGGATGCGACCCCGACGCTCAATTACACGCGCACGTTCACGACGCCGGGCACCTACAATTACTTCTGCGTGCACCACGCTTCCATCGGCATGAACGGAGTCGTGATCGTCGACCCTTAG
- a CDS encoding PaaI family thioesterase, which produces MVDPQPAEEAFRPLPSHYRRCFGCGEDHPTGLHMQVVGSGTTVRGSFLVTEHHQGAPGLAHGGVIAAALDEAMGFLIYLAEKPAVTAHLEVDYRKPVPIGSRLELEAHLENVEGRKLYASVTGRVDGVVHVEGHSLFLQVGVEHFAPHMERAGETWVRPYNP; this is translated from the coding sequence ATGGTTGATCCACAGCCCGCCGAGGAAGCGTTTCGTCCGCTTCCGTCCCACTACCGTCGCTGCTTCGGGTGCGGCGAGGACCATCCGACCGGTTTGCACATGCAGGTCGTCGGCTCCGGCACGACGGTACGCGGCTCGTTCCTCGTCACCGAGCACCACCAGGGCGCGCCGGGGCTCGCGCACGGCGGAGTGATCGCTGCGGCGCTGGACGAGGCGATGGGGTTCCTGATCTACCTGGCCGAGAAGCCGGCCGTGACCGCGCACCTCGAGGTCGACTACCGCAAGCCCGTCCCGATCGGGTCGCGGCTCGAGCTCGAAGCGCATCTGGAGAACGTCGAGGGGCGGAAGCTCTATGCGTCGGTCACCGGCCGGGTGGACGGCGTGGTCCACGTCGAGGGCCATTCGCTCTTCCTGCAGGTCGGCGTCGAGCACTTCGCGCCGCACATGGAGCGCGCCGGCGAGACCTGGGTGCGCCCCTACAACCCGTGA
- a CDS encoding ABC transporter ATP-binding protein yields the protein MLSIENLEVVYEDAILGLRGASLSVPDGSIVALLGTNGAGKTTMLRAITGLLDVHRGEITRGTITLDGKRIDGLDPPEIVRAGIGQVMEGRRVFVELTVEENLKVGGYTSPADAKDRMARAYSLFPVLEQRRKQIAGYLSGGEQQMLAIGRAMMAGPRYLMLDEPSLGLAPLVVQQIRDLIVEINHMGTSVLLVEQNANMALSIAQHGYVMEAGKIVMDKPAATLREDEDVREFYLGFRTDGRATSLRDVKHYKRRKRWLS from the coding sequence ATCCTCTCGATAGAGAATCTCGAGGTCGTTTACGAGGACGCGATCCTCGGTCTGCGAGGTGCCAGCCTCAGCGTGCCCGACGGGTCGATCGTCGCGCTCCTCGGGACGAACGGCGCCGGGAAGACCACGATGCTCCGCGCGATCACGGGGCTTCTCGACGTCCACCGCGGAGAGATCACCCGCGGGACGATCACCCTCGACGGCAAGCGGATAGACGGCTTGGACCCACCGGAGATCGTTCGTGCAGGGATCGGCCAGGTCATGGAAGGCCGGCGGGTTTTCGTCGAGCTCACCGTCGAAGAGAACCTGAAGGTCGGGGGCTACACGAGCCCCGCCGACGCGAAGGACCGCATGGCGCGCGCCTACAGCCTTTTCCCGGTGCTGGAGCAGCGCCGCAAGCAGATCGCCGGCTATCTGTCGGGTGGCGAGCAGCAGATGCTCGCGATCGGGCGCGCGATGATGGCGGGGCCGCGATATCTGATGCTCGACGAGCCCAGCCTCGGGCTCGCCCCGTTGGTGGTGCAGCAGATCCGCGACCTCATCGTAGAGATCAATCACATGGGCACGTCCGTACTACTGGTTGAGCAGAACGCGAACATGGCCCTGTCGATCGCCCAGCACGGGTACGTGATGGAGGCCGGGAAGATCGTGATGGACAAGCCTGCGGCGACGCTCCGCGAGGACGAGGACGTGCGCGAGTTCTACCTCGGCTTCCGCACCGATGGCCGGGCCACGTCGCTGCGGGACGTCAAGCACTACAAGAGGCGCAAGCGATGGCTGTCATAA
- a CDS encoding ABC transporter ATP-binding protein codes for MAVIRPLSEALTGAGVDLPAGAPVLEVKDVALRFAGVKALAGVSFEVRQGELLAIIGPNGAGKTSLLNCLSGVYRPQTGQITFLGHKIIGAQPDEIARLGLARAFQNIALFNNLTVLDNLMLGRHVHIRYGLLSAFVYRGKAKREEVRHRRIVEDIVDFLEIEQYRKLPVGLLPFGIKKRVELGRALAMEPKLLVLDEPVSGMNAEEIEDIARFILDIREELGVSMIMVEHEMGVVMDLADRVLVLDFGHQIAFGVPSEIQRDARVIDAYLGEGPWSPEATASATGEPIGGER; via the coding sequence ATGGCTGTCATAAGGCCACTTTCCGAGGCGTTGACGGGCGCAGGGGTGGATCTGCCCGCCGGTGCGCCCGTGCTCGAAGTGAAGGATGTGGCTCTCCGGTTCGCCGGAGTCAAGGCGCTCGCCGGAGTCTCGTTCGAGGTGCGGCAGGGAGAGCTGCTCGCGATCATCGGCCCGAACGGCGCCGGAAAGACCTCACTCCTGAACTGCCTGTCGGGCGTGTATCGGCCGCAGACGGGTCAGATCACGTTCCTCGGCCACAAGATCATCGGCGCGCAGCCCGACGAGATCGCGCGGCTCGGACTCGCGCGCGCGTTCCAGAACATCGCGCTCTTCAACAACTTGACGGTGCTCGACAACCTGATGCTCGGCCGTCACGTGCACATCCGGTACGGCCTGCTCTCCGCGTTCGTCTACCGCGGGAAGGCCAAGCGCGAGGAGGTGCGACACCGACGGATCGTCGAGGACATCGTGGACTTCCTCGAGATCGAGCAATACCGCAAGCTGCCCGTTGGCTTGCTCCCCTTCGGGATCAAAAAGCGCGTCGAGCTCGGCCGCGCGCTCGCGATGGAGCCCAAGCTGCTCGTGCTCGACGAGCCCGTTTCGGGGATGAACGCGGAAGAGATCGAGGACATCGCGCGCTTCATCCTCGACATCCGCGAGGAGCTCGGCGTCTCGATGATCATGGTCGAGCACGAGATGGGAGTGGTCATGGACCTCGCCGACCGGGTGCTCGTGCTCGATTTCGGTCACCAGATCGCATTCGGGGTCCCGTCGGAGATCCAGCGAGACGCCCGCGTCATCGACGCTTACCTGGGAGAGGGGCCCTGGAGTCCCGAGGCAACCGCGTCGGCGACCGGCGAGCCGATCGGAGGTGAGCGATGA
- a CDS encoding AMP-binding protein, whose protein sequence is MSAGAVAAKSTGTVETVAGRIRGWAGSDPDRVALREKRFGIWQDITWKDYWEQIRLVAHALASLGVEPGDRVAIHSENRPEWLYSDVGAMAVRAITVGLYPTNPATEVEYLLKDSGAQVLIAEDQEQVDKALAVKHSLPGLRWIVYLEPRGVRSINDPILISWSDFIARGAEHLVSHPSLLEERAAEIEADDVVTLVYTSGTTGPPKGSMLTVANVNFAIRMLVDSGGFYDDPGRADVTLSYLPLCHVAERIGTEWVNAAAGTQVHFAESIETVQQNLREVQPTLFFAVPRIWEKIHAGVQIKMASASWLKRANYRFWMRVATKIGDDLVAGGGNHTLGSRMRYAAGYPFLYRALRDRIGLRRCRNAGSGAAPISPEILRWFFGIGVVIHEIYGMTENSAVATSNRRGRVKLGTVGEPHEGSDLRIDSQTGEIQTRHAGVFAGYWNDPKRTAEALTPDGWLHTGDVGEWVDGTYVRIVDRIKDIIITAGGKNISPSEIENALKTSPYVKEVVLVGDRRPYLSALVGIEFDTVANWAQRKRIRYTTYRDLSEKPEVLKLIQDVVKATNEQFARVEGVRKFRMIPKELDHEDGELTATQKVKRAAIATMFEPMIEDMYSNRTSYAGGDLADVHTRSAPPIGSAEGAA, encoded by the coding sequence ATGAGTGCGGGAGCCGTCGCAGCGAAGAGCACGGGAACCGTGGAGACCGTCGCCGGCCGGATCCGGGGATGGGCCGGCTCCGATCCGGATCGCGTCGCGCTGCGCGAGAAGCGGTTCGGCATCTGGCAGGACATCACGTGGAAGGACTACTGGGAACAGATCCGGCTCGTCGCTCACGCGCTGGCATCGCTGGGGGTCGAGCCCGGCGATCGGGTCGCCATCCACTCGGAGAACCGGCCCGAATGGCTTTACTCCGACGTCGGTGCGATGGCGGTTCGCGCGATCACCGTCGGCCTCTATCCGACCAATCCCGCCACCGAGGTCGAGTACCTCCTCAAGGACTCCGGCGCGCAGGTGCTGATCGCGGAGGATCAAGAGCAGGTCGACAAGGCGCTCGCCGTGAAGCACAGCCTCCCCGGCCTTCGCTGGATCGTCTACCTGGAGCCGCGCGGAGTCCGGTCGATCAACGACCCGATATTGATCTCGTGGTCGGACTTTATCGCGCGCGGCGCCGAGCATCTCGTGAGCCATCCGAGCTTGCTCGAGGAGCGCGCCGCGGAGATCGAGGCGGACGACGTGGTCACGCTCGTCTACACGTCGGGCACGACCGGTCCGCCGAAGGGTTCGATGCTCACCGTGGCCAACGTGAATTTCGCGATCCGGATGCTCGTCGACAGCGGCGGTTTCTACGACGATCCGGGCCGGGCCGACGTGACGCTTTCGTACCTGCCGCTGTGTCACGTGGCCGAGCGGATCGGCACGGAGTGGGTCAACGCCGCGGCCGGGACCCAGGTGCACTTCGCGGAATCCATCGAGACGGTGCAGCAGAACCTCCGTGAGGTGCAGCCCACGCTGTTCTTCGCGGTGCCTCGGATCTGGGAGAAGATCCACGCCGGCGTGCAGATCAAGATGGCCTCCGCCTCGTGGCTCAAGCGCGCCAACTACCGCTTCTGGATGCGGGTCGCGACCAAGATCGGGGACGATCTCGTTGCCGGCGGCGGCAACCACACGCTTGGGTCGCGTATGCGGTACGCGGCCGGCTATCCGTTCCTCTACCGCGCGCTCCGCGATCGCATCGGCCTCCGCCGCTGCCGCAACGCCGGGTCGGGCGCGGCGCCGATCTCGCCCGAGATCCTCCGGTGGTTCTTCGGCATCGGGGTCGTGATCCACGAGATCTACGGGATGACCGAGAACTCGGCCGTCGCGACGAGCAACCGGCGGGGCCGGGTGAAGCTCGGCACGGTGGGCGAACCACACGAAGGCAGCGACCTGCGCATAGACTCCCAGACCGGCGAGATCCAGACCCGCCATGCCGGCGTCTTCGCCGGATATTGGAACGACCCGAAGCGAACCGCGGAGGCGCTGACTCCGGACGGCTGGCTTCACACCGGAGACGTCGGCGAGTGGGTGGACGGCACCTACGTCAGGATCGTCGACCGGATCAAGGACATCATCATCACGGCCGGCGGGAAGAACATCTCGCCGTCGGAGATCGAGAACGCGCTCAAGACCTCGCCGTACGTGAAGGAGGTCGTCCTGGTCGGCGACCGGCGACCGTACCTTTCGGCGCTCGTCGGGATCGAGTTCGACACCGTCGCCAACTGGGCGCAGCGCAAACGCATCCGGTACACGACCTACCGCGACCTTTCCGAGAAGCCCGAGGTGCTGAAGCTCATCCAGGACGTCGTCAAGGCGACGAACGAGCAGTTCGCCCGCGTCGAGGGCGTGCGCAAGTTCCGGATGATCCCGAAGGAGCTCGATCACGAGGACGGCGAGCTCACGGCCACGCAGAAGGTGAAGCGCGCGGCGATCGCCACGATGTTCGAGCCGATGATCGAGGACATGTACTCGAACCGTACGAGCTACGCGGGGGGCGACCTCGCCGACGTGCACACGCGATCGGCGCCACCCATCGGGAGCGCGGAGGGCGCGGCCTGA
- a CDS encoding branched-chain amino acid ABC transporter permease has translation MDEFLSATVRGLAQGSLYTLLGLGFVIIYKGTRVVNFAQPVLMIFGAYFASYFVITVGLSFWLGVVVAVLVTAAIAAVTERVALRPMVGEQPFSAAMVTVGVLIALQVVANDLIGLELRQLGDPWGLSQFRPGGVAIFHRDLAALVITAAVVAAMAAFFKLSRLGLALRAASFDQEAALAQGVPVGRMFGISWAISGGLASLAGLLVGTGGAGIDQNTTFFALKALPAIILGGLDSIPGAVVGGLAIGLAETYTKVYQPEHFAWAGGNFDQVVPYLVMLLVLLVRPYGLFGTKEVERV, from the coding sequence ATGGACGAGTTCCTCAGCGCGACCGTACGCGGACTCGCCCAGGGGTCGCTGTACACCCTGCTCGGGCTCGGGTTCGTGATCATCTACAAGGGCACGCGCGTCGTGAACTTCGCGCAGCCGGTGCTGATGATCTTCGGCGCCTACTTCGCGTCGTACTTCGTGATCACCGTTGGGCTGAGCTTCTGGCTCGGCGTCGTCGTGGCGGTGCTGGTCACGGCCGCGATCGCCGCGGTGACCGAGCGGGTCGCGCTCCGCCCGATGGTCGGCGAGCAGCCGTTCTCCGCCGCGATGGTGACGGTCGGGGTCCTGATCGCCCTGCAGGTCGTCGCCAACGATCTGATCGGGCTCGAGCTCCGTCAGCTCGGCGACCCGTGGGGACTCTCCCAGTTCAGGCCCGGCGGCGTCGCGATCTTCCACCGGGATCTGGCGGCGCTGGTTATCACGGCCGCGGTCGTGGCCGCGATGGCGGCGTTCTTCAAGCTGTCTCGCTTGGGACTTGCGCTCCGCGCCGCGTCCTTCGATCAGGAGGCGGCGCTCGCGCAGGGCGTGCCGGTCGGGCGCATGTTCGGCATCTCCTGGGCGATCTCCGGCGGACTCGCCTCGCTCGCGGGGCTCCTCGTCGGGACGGGCGGCGCCGGCATCGACCAGAACACGACCTTCTTCGCGCTGAAAGCGCTGCCGGCGATCATCCTTGGAGGCCTCGACTCGATCCCCGGCGCGGTGGTCGGCGGCTTGGCGATCGGCCTGGCCGAGACCTACACGAAGGTCTATCAGCCGGAGCACTTCGCCTGGGCCGGCGGCAACTTCGACCAGGTCGTCCCCTACCTTGTGATGCTCCTGGTGCTCCTCGTGCGGCCGTACGGATTGTTCGGGACCAAAGAGGTCGAGCGCGTATGA
- a CDS encoding branched-chain amino acid ABC transporter permease translates to MRGRPELHTTYESDQAPLGTPVKRFWFGVLLVGALLLPFVITSELNALFATAFISAIGAIGLNIVTGYAGQVSLGHAFFLGLGAYTAAVLSGPTDRNVVGFGLDMWIWLPAAGLLPAIVGLIVAPVAARLKGLYLAIVTLGLVFLGEHLFREMVFITGGVGTGRSSAKLEMFGTRLDERIEIGGFTVTREIKLYFVGLLVLLVLAVFAKNLTRSKVGRALAAVRDRDIAAEVMGVELTRHKVIAFAVSSFYAGICGALLSTLTGFIEPGSYNLLTSVNFLAMILIGGVATLSGSLLGAAFVVLLPRLVQEVPRFIPFVEGQSTGGLITTFQLETLLFGVGIVAFMILEPRGLFGMWVRAKTYWRSWPFSY, encoded by the coding sequence ATGAGGGGTCGTCCCGAGCTCCACACCACGTACGAGTCCGACCAGGCCCCGCTCGGAACGCCCGTCAAACGGTTCTGGTTCGGCGTGCTGCTCGTCGGCGCTCTGTTGCTCCCCTTCGTGATCACGAGCGAGCTCAACGCGCTCTTCGCGACGGCGTTCATCTCCGCGATCGGCGCGATCGGTCTCAACATCGTCACCGGGTACGCAGGCCAGGTGTCGCTCGGTCACGCGTTCTTCCTCGGGCTCGGCGCGTACACCGCGGCGGTGCTCAGCGGGCCGACCGACCGCAACGTGGTCGGGTTCGGGCTCGACATGTGGATCTGGCTGCCGGCCGCGGGCCTGCTGCCGGCGATCGTCGGGCTGATCGTCGCGCCGGTCGCCGCGCGGCTCAAGGGCCTGTACCTCGCCATCGTCACGCTCGGGCTCGTGTTCCTCGGCGAGCATCTCTTCCGCGAGATGGTGTTCATCACCGGCGGAGTGGGAACTGGGCGCTCGTCGGCGAAGCTCGAGATGTTCGGGACGCGGCTCGACGAGCGCATCGAGATCGGCGGCTTCACGGTGACGCGAGAGATCAAGCTCTACTTCGTGGGGCTCCTGGTCCTGCTGGTGCTGGCGGTGTTCGCGAAGAACCTCACGCGGTCGAAGGTCGGCCGGGCCCTCGCGGCCGTCCGCGACCGAGACATCGCCGCCGAGGTGATGGGGGTCGAGCTCACCCGGCACAAGGTCATCGCGTTCGCGGTCTCCTCGTTCTACGCGGGGATCTGCGGCGCGCTCCTGTCAACGCTGACCGGCTTCATCGAACCCGGCAGCTACAACCTGCTGACGTCGGTTAACTTCCTGGCGATGATCCTGATCGGCGGCGTCGCCACCCTGTCCGGCTCGCTCCTCGGCGCGGCTTTCGTGGTCCTGTTGCCCCGCTTGGTCCAGGAAGTCCCTCGGTTCATCCCCTTCGTCGAGGGGCAGTCGACGGGCGGGCTCATCACGACGTTCCAGCTCGAGACCCTGCTCTTCGGCGTCGGGATCGTGGCGTTCATGATCCTCGAGCCCAGGGGCCTGTTCGGTATGTGGGTCCGGGCGAAAACCTATTGGCGTTCCTGGCCGTTCTCCTATTGA
- a CDS encoding ABC transporter substrate-binding protein: protein MKSIGRWGRLGALVGILALFAAACGGDDAGPGGGDVKTGLGITTAACPGSTHADRGCIYLGVLSDLTVGPFRALAVPITDGQKAFWKRVNDGNGIGGKYDVDITKYTRDNKYNPQEHVAQLRQILPNILALAQSLGTPPTIAAKDIMEDENLVAAPASWWSGWVFDDLVIESGYNYCVESMNGLDWASETFGKPDTLMAVHYPGDYGGDSAAGVAKWAEINDVAFPKANDVQTAPNATAGNQDAPVAAILRTKPDVVMLATGPAEMAEIVGKAAAGGFKGRFVGAIPTYNPAVLQSAAKPAILGLYNFVSPWGPWGTNTPAHNAIKAAAGSTLPTNEGYAFGWIWSYPMKAVLEKAFDLGDLTRDGVRAAVKQTTVDYEGALPSKSLGGDANTNVVRQSLILKADEKAPLGSSVVKDFFVGPTAKDFSFTEPCQKL from the coding sequence ATGAAGTCGATCGGAAGATGGGGACGCCTCGGCGCCCTCGTCGGGATCCTGGCACTGTTCGCCGCCGCGTGCGGTGGCGACGACGCCGGGCCCGGCGGCGGCGACGTGAAGACAGGCCTCGGTATCACTACCGCAGCGTGTCCCGGCAGCACACACGCGGATCGCGGGTGCATCTATCTCGGCGTGCTGTCCGACCTGACGGTCGGTCCGTTCCGCGCCCTGGCCGTGCCGATCACGGACGGCCAGAAGGCCTTCTGGAAGCGCGTCAACGACGGCAACGGCATCGGCGGGAAGTACGACGTCGATATCACGAAGTACACGCGCGACAACAAGTACAACCCGCAGGAGCACGTCGCGCAGCTCCGCCAGATCCTCCCGAACATCCTCGCGCTGGCGCAGTCGCTCGGCACGCCACCGACGATCGCCGCGAAGGACATCATGGAGGACGAGAACCTCGTCGCCGCGCCCGCCTCCTGGTGGTCCGGCTGGGTGTTCGACGATCTCGTGATCGAGAGCGGTTACAACTACTGCGTCGAATCCATGAACGGACTCGACTGGGCGTCCGAGACCTTCGGCAAGCCGGACACGCTCATGGCGGTCCACTACCCCGGTGACTACGGCGGCGACTCGGCAGCCGGCGTCGCCAAGTGGGCCGAGATCAACGACGTGGCGTTCCCGAAGGCGAACGACGTCCAGACGGCGCCGAACGCTACGGCCGGGAACCAGGATGCGCCGGTGGCGGCGATCCTCCGCACGAAGCCGGATGTCGTCATGCTCGCGACCGGCCCCGCCGAGATGGCCGAGATCGTCGGCAAGGCGGCGGCAGGCGGGTTCAAGGGTCGGTTCGTCGGCGCGATTCCGACGTACAACCCGGCCGTCCTCCAGAGCGCCGCGAAGCCGGCGATCCTCGGGCTCTACAACTTCGTCAGTCCCTGGGGGCCGTGGGGCACGAACACCCCCGCGCACAACGCGATTAAGGCCGCGGCGGGCTCGACGCTGCCGACGAACGAGGGATACGCGTTCGGCTGGATCTGGTCGTACCCGATGAAGGCGGTCCTCGAGAAGGCCTTCGATCTGGGCGACCTGACCCGCGATGGCGTGCGTGCCGCCGTGAAGCAGACGACGGTCGACTACGAGGGCGCGCTGCCGAGCAAGTCTCTCGGCGGCGACGCGAACACGAACGTGGTCCGACAGTCGCTGATATTGAAGGCCGACGAGAAGGCCCCGCTGGGTTCTTCGGTCGTGAAGGACTTCTTCGTGGGTCCGACGGCCAAGGACTTCAGCTTCACGGAGCCCTGCCAGAAGCTCTGA